The Corynebacterium auriscanis genome includes the window GTAGCCATCGGTCACGATCCACGTGTGGCCATCTTCGAGGGCCAAGTGGCGCTGAAGGAAAACGGTTATGTGCAGGTCGACGAGCCTTCGACTCGCACCAACGTTCCGGGAGTATTCGCCGCCGGTGACTTGGTAGATTCCCACTACCAGCAAGCCATCACTGCAGCTGGTTCCGGCTGCCGCGCGGCACTGGATGTTGAGGCGTACCTGGCCGGCTTGGAATAGCCCACTTATTCACTTCGGTGGGTTGCCGTTCAAGCACTGGTGGCGCGCCAGTACCCGGCAACGTTGGTTGTTACCGAACCACTGGGTAAACTGCCGATTAGAGACTGCATATTGATTTCTCGCTCATGTTTTGGGCTGATAATGGAAATCAATGGGTAGCCGGTTGTAAGGGCCATCATCTTCTGGTGGCTTTCGCGCTGTGTGAATCGTCTACGTCCACAAAGAGTCCACAAGAGTCTTTGCGGAATTGGGGGATTTAGCAGAGCACTACGAAAGGAAGGACTCGCCAGTGGCTGATATTCAAAAGCTCAACCAAACGAACTTCGATGAGGCCATCGCGTCACCAGACAAACCCACCCTCGTGGATTTCTGGGCTGAATGGTGCAAGCCCTGCAAAGCCATGAATCCGGTACTCGAGGAACTGGCCGCGCAGTATGACGGCAAGGCGACCATTGCTAAGGTCAACGTGGATGAGGAACGCGGTTTGGCTGCGCAATTCCAGGTCATGTCTATTCCCGCACTGATGATCTTCAAGGCGGGGGAGCGCGTAGCTGAATTCAATGGTGCACAACCGATGAACAAACTCCAGGCCCACCTAGATAAGTGGGTGTAAACCAGTCAGCTCGGTTGCGCAGAGGAACACCGTGACCTGCTGTCCCTGCAGGGGATAGGCCACGCACAGTTTGGCTAGCGCCACCGGATTCCACCCCAGATGCTTGGACCCATGAATTCTGAGTACACCACGACCACACCACCGAAGCGATACCGGACCGATCAGCCCGGTGCGCAGACACAACCTGATTCGACCCCTCGGACCATGAGACCAAAGGAGTTTTAGAGGCACATGGAACGTTTGCTTCTTCAAGTCGGTGACAGCAGCCCCCGCGTCGCCGAGGTTCGGGGTACGTTGGCCCGTTTGGGTCTATTGGAGGGTTTTAAGGGCGACGCCACCGGACTCAGCAAACAGCGTTGGTCAGCAGAGGACCAAGTGTTCGACGCCGATCTTGCCGAAGCCCTCAAGGCATTCCAGCAGCAACGCGGCATCATTGCCGACGGGATGATTACCTCCGGTACTCTGCGCGCGCTGCGCGAGGCCTCTTACACTCTCGGCGCTCGCGTACTGTCGTTGCAGAGTAATCAATTCGTGGGGGACGATGTTGCGCAACTGCAAACACAGCTACACGATCTGGGCTTTTACACCAACCGCGTGGACGGCCATTTCGGCCACAAGACGCACGCAGCGGTTGTTACCTATCAGCTAAATTATGGCCTCAACGACGATGGGGTCGTGGGCCCAGACACCCTGCGTGCGCTGTCATACTTGGGGCGTCGAATAACCGGAGGTTCCCCGCAATCCATCCGGGAGAAGGAGCAGATTCGCACAGCCGGGCCACAACTGTCCGGCAAGCGCGTGGTCATTGACCCGGGATTGGGAGGGGACGACAAGGGATTCGCCGTACAGGGGCCTTACGGCGAGGTGACGGAGGAGGAGATCCTGTGGGATCTCGCGGGTCGCATTGAAGGGCGGATGATAGCTGCGGGAATGGAGACGATTCTGTCTCGCCCACGTTCCGCGAATCCGAGTAATCAGGATCGTGCGAGCATCGCGAATGCCTTTGGTGCCGATTTGATGATCAGTTTGCGGGCAGATATTTATCCGAATGAACTCGCCAACGGTTGTGCTTCGTTCTATTTCGGGTCACTGTCTGGTTACTCCTCAATGGTGGGCGAGAAGCTCAGTGGCTTCATTCAGCGCGAGATTTCAGCCCGCACACCTCTGCAGAATTGCTATAACCACGGCCAGACGTGGGACCTGTTGAGGTTGACCAGCATGCCGACCGTGCAGGTCGTGCCCGGTTACCTGACGAATCCAGGCGACATCGCCGTGCTGACCGACCCCGCGATGCGCGACACGATCGCCGATGCCATTGTGGTTTCCGTCAAACGGCTGTACCTGCTGGATAAAGACCACCACCGCACCGGTACGTTCAGCGTCACGGAAATTATTCGGGACGAGTTACCGAACTAGGGCACATTTGGGAGTTTAGTTCGCGTTATCCTTGCGGCTGCCCATCCTCAGTGGACGCCGAGGGTCCGGAAACTTCCGACCGCATGGGGCTAAGACGGCCGTTGTCACCACCTAACACAGTATGAATTTCCTCTGGCCCGTTGAGTTCTTGGTGCTCCGCCTTTTCGAACCTAGCAAACACGCTCATGGCTTCGGGCAGCTCACGGCGATAGCGCGGGTACTTGGGGTGGTGCGCCACTACGCTAAATCCCTCCGCTTCCAAGATGTCCTCTGACAACAATGGAGCCCATTCCAGAGCGTCTTCTAACGCGACGTTCTGCACCTCTTGAGGGTCTTCCTGCAGCGCAGCAATCGGCGCTGCAGGCAAACCGCAAGCCAGCGATGGGGTCGGGGATGTTGTATCAGCTGTGACCGGTGCAGTAGTCGATACTTGCTCACCCTCGTTCGCCACCTCGTCGGCCTGTGCGCCGCCCTCTCCTGCAGTACCACCTAGGGGAGCCGATCGACCAGCAGCCGTTCCGCGGAGCGCCGCTTCGTTGGCTTGATCGTCCCACGAATTTCTGCCTTCGGTGTATCTTCCGCGTTGATTTTCCCCAATACTTTCCCCACGACGTTTTTCTCCTGCACTTTGCCCGCGTTGTTCTTCACCAACACCTTGCCCACGTTGCTCTTCACCAACACCTTGCCCACGACTAGCCTTAGCCGCTTGACGATCCCACCCGCGATACGCTTCGGGAATGAACTGCAACTCCTGCAACGGTGTCAGTGGCAATGCCCGGCGACGGTTGGCATCGTCCTCACTGGCAACATGGATCGCCGCAGAGCGCTCACCTTCCTCTCCACCCATAAGTAGGTGGCCCTTCCCGTTCGCAGTGTCGTTCTGGTCTGACTGAGGGCTTCCAGGCGTAAGACCCATCGCCCGTTGAATAACCGTGTCATCAAATTCCTCTGCGCGCGCAAAAGCCTCTACGGCCTTCACACCACGCCGAGTCGCCTCATTAAGAACGGTGTCAATCAGCTGATGCTCCAAGTAAAGCCCCATATACGCATCCGAAACGTGCACCGTACTTAAAAGAATCGCATCGGGGGATACGGGTCCAGTCGGCAGTTTCCTCGCTCCCGGCATGTACGAAATCGGTGCGAAGAACACCGTAGCCGCCGGTACAGGATTGGAATCAACGTCACCATTATCTACAAACGCCGTGTAACCGCAAATGCCCCAGGTTAAATGCGTATTTTGCATCCAGACCTGCTTGTCGAAGATCTCGTCCGCTCGACTTGGCTGCGGATGTGTTGGCTCGGTCTCTCGCTGCCAAAACATATCGGACGACGCCCCCGGCTCCACCGAACGCATTGTGGAGGGGGTCACGGCATGGATGTTAACGCGCACCTAGACCTACCCTTCACCACGCTTTGTTGGAACACTCGTTTGTGCCTATTTTATTGTTCACAACACAGGAAAGGGATTGAATCGTCGAATTCTTTATTAAGAGTTTGCTGGCGATTAGTAAGGGCACGCCTTATCAAGGTCGGTGTCCCTTCTCTCATCAATGAAGAACGGTGAATCATCCCTTCGTCTAACCGTAGTGCCCCTCGAACCAATTGTTTCACGTGAAACATCGCCCGTCAGCCATTGCCAACTGCATTAAGCCCACCGCAAACAGAAACCCAGCGACGATCCCGGCCTATACCGTGTTTAGGCCCGGGCTTTGGGCCCGGGCGCGGATGTACCGGCTCTGTCAGCGGGGTTTCTCGGATTCCCTACAATGTTTGCCCGGGCGCGGATGCGCCGCCTCTGTCAGCGGGGTTTCTCGGGTTCCCAACAATGTTTGCCCGGGCGCGGATGCGCCGGCTGGGAGTCTAAAACTTCCTAGCCGCGGTATTTCAGCAGATCGGTGATCCGATCGAAATCCTCAGGGCCACCGAATTCCACCACGATCTTGCCACGCTTCTTCCCCATTTGGACCGAGACCTTCGTATCCAACGCATCCGAGATGTCTTCTACCCACGAAGAGACCTCGGGCGCCAATTCCTTAGATGGGCCGGTCTTTGGCTTCTTGCGAGCTCCCTCGCCGCGGTTCAGAAGAGTTACTGCTTCTTCCGTCGCCCGCACACTCAACCCCTCAGCCACAATCCGATCAGCAATTTGGCCCTGAGCTCGGTGCACATACTGTGTCGCTTCATCATCCGCGATTTCCGATGGTGCCCGAACCCCCAAAAGCGCACGAGCGTGACCGGCGCTCAAGACACCGGCACCCACCCGACGTTGTACAGCCACAGGCAACTGCAGCAACCGAATCATGTTTGTGATCAGGGGGCGCGATCGACCTAGCTTCTGCGCCAGTTGCGCCTGTGTCACCCCGAACTCTTCGAGCAATTGCTGATAGGCCGCAGCCTCCTCCAACGGATTCAGCTGAACGCGGTGAATATTCTCCAGCAGCGCATCGCGCAGCATGGCATTGTCTTCGGTCTCCCGAACAATTGCCGGGATAGATTGGAGCCCAGCCTTCTTCGATGCCCGAAGACGGCGTTCACCCATAATGAGCTCAAACTCCGAATCCCCGTGAGGGGAGTGCCGCACAACAATCGGCTGCATCAATCCAAACTCACGGATAGAGTGAACCAGCTCGTTCAGAGCCTCTTCGTCAAAAACTTGACGCGGTTGTTTTGCGTTGGTACGAATCGCCCCAATGGGTAACTCTCGATACTCCGCACCAAAGCTATTGGTTTGCCCGGCCTCTGCAACGGTTGCCTTGATGCCATTATGATCTTTTTGTTCGCGACTTTCGGCCTGACCAATGCCAGCCTGAGTTACGTCACGGTGACGATATGTTCCCTCGCCCTTCCGCGATGCTGATGGGTTCGTTTGACCCGGGGTAGGGGAGTGGCTGGAGTCATCCTCACGTAAACTGCCTGCAGTAGCCCGTCGGCCATAAGCTCCGCGGTCCCCTCTGGAGGTTCCACTTTGACCGTGCGCTGGCCTTCCCTCGGAGATAGCATCGGTCCGTTGCTGCCCCGCAATCCGTTGAGCTTGTGAACCATTGGAGCTACCTGCACCCAGGATGACGTTTGCAGCACCGTCCCCCAAGGACGGCTTGTTATCTCCACTTGGAATCAAAGATGCTAAGCCGCGACCAAGCCCACTACGCCTGTTAGCTGTTTGCGGCATCACCTTCGGCATTCTGGGCTTCTTATTATTGGCTTCACCCATAATTAATTAATCCCATCGTGTAGTTCTGGTGCAATCCCGACTGGAGCAGTTGTAATCCCAGGCAAATAATCCCCTCGTTTTGCCATCTCAACTGCAGCATCAAAGTAAGCAAGAGCCCCTGGTGATCCTGAATCGTATTGCAACACGGTCTGACCATAACTCGGAGCCTCCGAAATTTTAACCGAGCGGGGAATGCGGTTATCCAATACGACAGAACCAAAGTGGTCCCGAACCTCGTCGTTGATCTGTGCGGAAAGCTTTGTCCTTGCATCGTACATCGTTAACAACACAGCCGAAATGTGGAGGTTCGAGTTCAAGCTTTCACGGATCATAGATATGTTGTTGAGTAGCTGGCTCACACCTTCTAGCGCGTAGTATTCGCACTGAATTGGAATTAACACCTCGTCCACGGCTGTCATAGCGTTGATGGTGAGCAAGCTCAACGAGGGTGGGCAGTCAATGAAAATAAAATCGAACCCGTATTCCTTCACAAATTCCTCGGACAAAGCGTCTCGAAGACGGTACTCGCGGCGAACCATACTGACAAGTTCGATATCGGCTCCCGCCAAATCTATGGTCGCTGGAATGCAGTAGAGATTGGGGTTGTCCGAGCTCTGTTGCAATGTGTCAGCGGGGTCAACGCCCCCTACCAATAGCTCATAAGAACCAGGAGTGCCTACGGTGTGTTCAGCGTCCAATGCTGTGGATGCATTGCCCTGCGGGTCCAAATCGATCACTAGGACCTTCAATCCGTGCAGTGCCAGCGCCCACGCAAGGTTGACGGCGGAGGTAGTCTTTCCCACGCCGCCTTTCTGGTTAGCCACCGTGAGCTTGCGACACTGTTCTGGTTTTGGCAGTTTAAGCCCGGACGTATTCTTCAACCGCGCGGCTTGCCTAGCAGCGCGCCCAATCGGTGTGTCATCCCAATCCACGGGTGCCATACACTTCCAATCTCAAACCTGTTTGCACTGTTTCCACGGTTTCACGTGAAACAAAATAGGATCCAAAACATGTGTTCCGGCGAAGTGAAAACGCCGTGACACTAATAGAGCAACAACTAATAGATTATTCTACCGATGCGACAACGTCGAACCCGCCGGAAAGGTCTCAACTGAGGCCGAATCGGACTACTCCCACTTCGTGACCCATTAAAAGCACCACCAACAACCCGTGACAGCGTAGAGCCACATGTATGTGCGCGTCTGCGGTGAAACCCAGGGGTCTCATGTCCATACCCCTATCGTCGACGTGCACAAAGCTATGCGCTCGTCGAGGTGCATAAAGCTGTCCGGTTGTTCCTTTCAACCCAAGCACTCATAACAAGCAAAAACCCGAAAGCGACCATGCGAACAGGGAACTGGACACCGTGGTAGCACGGTAATCTCCCGCAGCTGCAGAATTTAGCTTCAAACGATACGCCGCTACGAGTGTGCGCTCTAGCAAAACAGTGAGCATTACTAATGGCCGAGAACCACGAAGATAGGCCGTAGGCCGTGACAAAGCCGATAGAGGAATCACGACAAACGCACCTTTCTGCCTAGCAAACACCCCAGATCGTCCAAAGCCTGCCGATCGAACGTCAACCGGAAACAATTACGTCAGCCAGGGACAACTACGTCAACCACGCGTTCAACATGAAATCCATGCGCTATCAAGAACCGTTATTCGGCGAAGGAACCAGAAAGCGGCCACAACCGAAGTACTCCCGGCCGTTTTCAGGCCACTAGCCACCGCTGCACGGATACTCAAGGGCCAAACGTGCCCCTTCATCGACTCTAACAACGAGGAAACGTCATGATTCAACGACGAAAGGGATTCTAGGAGACCCGTGGAACTGAGACCACAAAAGTCGATTGTTCTAGGATGCCCATGCCAACGCTATGGACTTCCGGCTGTCCACCCCCGGTGCGCTTAATGACGGCAGCATCTCGCTCAATTTCCTCATGGACTGAAGATCCTTTGATAGCCACCATTGCGCCTCCAACGCGCACCAAGGGGAGGGACCATCCTGTCAGCTTGCCAAGCGGGGCTACGGCGCGAGATGTGGCCACGTCTGCACCTCCAATTGCTTTTCGGATTTGCGGATCCTCCGCGCGACCACGGTGAACGGAACAATCCAGTCCTAGTTTGGCCACTGCTTCTTCTAAAAACACAGTGCGTCGCAGCAAGGGTTCAAGTAGCTGGACCTCAAGATCTGGACGTGCAATGGCGAGCGGAATCCCGGGGAGGCCCGCACCACTTCCCACATCAATGACCCGAGCATTCTGCAAAACGACCTCACCCAAGACCGCCGAGTTGAGCACATGGCGCTCCCAAATACGGGAGACTTCTCGGGGACCGATTAATCCACGCTCAATGCCATCGGTTGCAAGCATTTCGGCATAGGCTTCTGCTAGGTTAAGGCGGTTTCCAAAAACCTTCTTTGCGATCGGAGGAGTGGGACCTAATGAGTTCTGGATCAGTTCACTGTCGGACATGAGGCGGCTACCTTCCTAGTAAAAAGCAAAACTTCCCACCGCGATGTTTCACGTGAAACAAACCTCAAGAGCCCGCGGTGTTCGGAGCGAATCGCTTTCCATAGTTTACGTTCTTTGGTGCTCATTTCCCTCACTCGGGTAGGAACCAGACCGAAGAAACGGCCTATAGAACGACTACGACTCCGTGTTGGCAGACAAACGCCCCGGACCGAGGCAAGTTCTAGTGATCGTGGAAACACCTGACTTCGTGTGAGGTGTTGTCTTGGAGTCTCGGTGGGACCCGGATTCTGTTGTGGTCGAACGTTTTTGTAGTTTGATGCAGGCAGGAAGCTCTGTTCGTGCTGCCGCTGTCAGCGTCGGGTTGCCTCATTCTGTGGCGTATCGGCTTGCCCGGCAGTTGGACGTGGAAGTTCGACGATATCGTGTTACGTCATCGGAGGATTCAGAGCGTATCAGCCAGTTGTGGCTTGCTGGTTGGGCGCCGATGGATATTGCTCGTCAATGCAAGGTCAACTCGAGCGTGGTCTATCGGATCGGTATTGAACTGGGCTTGTGGAAACGCAACCCGCATGGACGACGAGCTGCCGCAACCACCAGACGCTGCGGGTACCTACAGCTTAGAGTCAATGCGTTAGGGCGCAAGGATGCTGCATCGGTGTGTGGCATCAATCAACGTGATGCTCTGGATATCGACAAAGGTCTGATCAAACTGGGCAGACAGCGCGTAGCGTTTGAACCCGATGGGCCCGATAAAGCACTGTATAACCGGCTCATGCAGGTTCTTGAGTATGTAGACGGCCGACAGTCACTACCTATTGCTATCGTGCCCCAGGCTCGTATTGATCAGCGCATATCACCGCGGTATCTCAGCATTGAAGAACGTGAGCTTATTTCTGATTTGCATCATCAGGGAGTAGGAGTGCGTGCCATAGCCCGCCGGTTGAACCGCTCACCCGGCACTATCAGCAAAGAGCTACGCCGTAACCAAGATGACTTTGGTCTGTATTTGCCCACTCATGCTCATCGCAAATCAGTGCTTCGGAGATTCCGGCCCAAAAAACGCAAGATCGACTCCGTGCCGGCTCTATGGCCAACGGTTATGGATATGCTGCGTGAGAAGCTTTCTCCGGAGCAGATTGCTGGACGGTTGCGTAAAGATCATCCCGGCGATGACACTATGCACGTGTGTACTGAAACCATCTACCAAGCTTTGTTCTTCCAGGCCAAAGGCGAGTTGAAGAAAGAAATCGCATCATGCCTGCGCCAAGGACGCACAGTGCGCAAACCGCGCGGGCAACGTATTGCCAGGAACCGATTCATCGATCCGAT containing:
- the rsmG gene encoding 16S rRNA (guanine(527)-N(7))-methyltransferase RsmG, with the translated sequence MSDSELIQNSLGPTPPIAKKVFGNRLNLAEAYAEMLATDGIERGLIGPREVSRIWERHVLNSAVLGEVVLQNARVIDVGSGAGLPGIPLAIARPDLEVQLLEPLLRRTVFLEEAVAKLGLDCSVHRGRAEDPQIRKAIGGADVATSRAVAPLGKLTGWSLPLVRVGGAMVAIKGSSVHEEIERDAAVIKRTGGGQPEVHSVGMGILEQSTFVVSVPRVS
- a CDS encoding IS30 family transposase; this translates as MCGINQRDALDIDKGLIKLGRQRVAFEPDGPDKALYNRLMQVLEYVDGRQSLPIAIVPQARIDQRISPRYLSIEERELISDLHHQGVGVRAIARRLNRSPGTISKELRRNQDDFGLYLPTHAHRKSVLRRFRPKKRKIDSVPALWPTVMDMLREKLSPEQIAGRLRKDHPGDDTMHVCTETIYQALFFQAKGELKKEIASCLRQGRTVRKPRGQRIARNRFIDPMVMISDRPAEVEDRAVPGHWEGDLILGKGNKSAIGTLVERTTRYVMLLHLPDSHDAVAVRNALVKAIGTLPNHLKGSLTWDQGSEMAGHKSFSVATDCPVYFCDPGSPWQRGTNENTNGLLRQYFPKGTDLSVHTEHDLEFVAMQLNRRPRKTLDFDTPAERMAALLGLSEI
- a CDS encoding N-acetylmuramoyl-L-alanine amidase produces the protein MERLLLQVGDSSPRVAEVRGTLARLGLLEGFKGDATGLSKQRWSAEDQVFDADLAEALKAFQQQRGIIADGMITSGTLRALREASYTLGARVLSLQSNQFVGDDVAQLQTQLHDLGFYTNRVDGHFGHKTHAAVVTYQLNYGLNDDGVVGPDTLRALSYLGRRITGGSPQSIREKEQIRTAGPQLSGKRVVIDPGLGGDDKGFAVQGPYGEVTEEEILWDLAGRIEGRMIAAGMETILSRPRSANPSNQDRASIANAFGADLMISLRADIYPNELANGCASFYFGSLSGYSSMVGEKLSGFIQREISARTPLQNCYNHGQTWDLLRLTSMPTVQVVPGYLTNPGDIAVLTDPAMRDTIADAIVVSVKRLYLLDKDHHRTGTFSVTEIIRDELPN
- a CDS encoding ParA family protein yields the protein MAPVDWDDTPIGRAARQAARLKNTSGLKLPKPEQCRKLTVANQKGGVGKTTSAVNLAWALALHGLKVLVIDLDPQGNASTALDAEHTVGTPGSYELLVGGVDPADTLQQSSDNPNLYCIPATIDLAGADIELVSMVRREYRLRDALSEEFVKEYGFDFIFIDCPPSLSLLTINAMTAVDEVLIPIQCEYYALEGVSQLLNNISMIRESLNSNLHISAVLLTMYDARTKLSAQINDEVRDHFGSVVLDNRIPRSVKISEAPSYGQTVLQYDSGSPGALAYFDAAVEMAKRGDYLPGITTAPVGIAPELHDGIN
- the trxA gene encoding thioredoxin, producing MADIQKLNQTNFDEAIASPDKPTLVDFWAEWCKPCKAMNPVLEELAAQYDGKATIAKVNVDEERGLAAQFQVMSIPALMIFKAGERVAEFNGAQPMNKLQAHLDKWV
- a CDS encoding ParB/RepB/Spo0J family partition protein, coding for MPQTANRRSGLGRGLASLIPSGDNKPSLGDGAANVILGAGSSNGSQAQRIAGQQRTDAISEGRPAHGQSGTSRGDRGAYGRRATAGSLREDDSSHSPTPGQTNPSASRKGEGTYRHRDVTQAGIGQAESREQKDHNGIKATVAEAGQTNSFGAEYRELPIGAIRTNAKQPRQVFDEEALNELVHSIREFGLMQPIVVRHSPHGDSEFELIMGERRLRASKKAGLQSIPAIVRETEDNAMLRDALLENIHRVQLNPLEEAAAYQQLLEEFGVTQAQLAQKLGRSRPLITNMIRLLQLPVAVQRRVGAGVLSAGHARALLGVRAPSEIADDEATQYVHRAQGQIADRIVAEGLSVRATEEAVTLLNRGEGARKKPKTGPSKELAPEVSSWVEDISDALDTKVSVQMGKKRGKIVVEFGGPEDFDRITDLLKYRG